The genomic window CGGAACGCTGTCGTATACCTGGGCCCACAACATCGACAACGCCAGCGAAGTGTTCAGCACGACCGCGGCCGGCTTGTTGTCGGCTCCACAGAATCCGTTTGACGTCTCACGTGGGGAGCGCGCCAACAGCAACTACGACTATCGCCACACCGTCGGTCTTACGATGGTGTATGAAATGCCGTTCTTCAGGGGCGAGCATGGATTCCTGGGCAAAATTCTGGGCGGTTGGCAGCCGGACCTGTCCTATCGGTACTCGACCGGCCAGCCGTACAACGAACTGGAAACCCAAGCAATCGCTTTTGGAAACGCAAACACGACCCCGACGGGCGGCGTAGCACAGCTGCCCAGCCTGTGCGATCCTTCAGGCTACTTCAGCACCAGCACCGATGCCTGCCGGCCGATCCTGTCGAATCCGGCGGCACCGTTGAACACCGTGGGCGTCTACTACACGCCTGTCGGTGGAGCTACCGCGCTGTTCAACGCATCGTCGTGCAGCACCACCAGTGGAGTTTGCACGAGCCCGGTGAGCAACTCCAGTGTGCACTGGATCGTCAACAATTCCCTGGCGGCGAAGGTGTTAGGCACCCCGTTCGGGGGGATGGCACGGAATTCGCTGAATGGCCAGCCGATCCACGCCATGAACTTCGCAATGTCGAAGAACACCAAGATCAACGAGCGGATGTCTTTTCAATTGCGAGCCACGGCGTTTAACGTCATGAACCATCAGTACCTGGGCATCCCGGGCAACTCGCTGGCCAGCATCACGGGTCTCACTTCCACCCCCACCCTGGGATCGACGGTGCGCAACACCAACGGGAATGGCGTTGCAGCTTCAATCGAAAACGGTCTCAGCCGTCGACGGTTGGAGATCGGGGGCAAGTTTATCTTCTAGAGAACATCTTCTGGAAGGTTGTAGTTACAACTTAGGCCGGCCGCGAGGCTGGCCTTTTTTCTGTCTTTCATTGCGTGTCAAACCGATTGCAGAATGCTAGAGAATTGCGCCTGCGGCGATTTCCTGCACCAGCCCGGCGTCGGCTTCCAGGAAATCGTAGTCGGGAAGTTCCTGGCGGGAGACCCAGCGCACGTCCTTGAAGATGCGATTCTCGATTTCGCCGTCATATTCCTGCACCAGGAAAAAGCGCAGCTCGACGGTCCCGCCTCGCGAGTAGGTGTGCTGAATGCGGCGGACCTCGTCACCGATGCGGGCATCGATACCGAGTTCTTCTTCCAGT from Terriglobales bacterium includes these protein-coding regions:
- a CDS encoding (deoxy)nucleoside triphosphate pyrophosphohydrolase, with amino-acid sequence MSRTVTGHTGRGSPIKRVAAAFILQHDKILVCQRTRHQPFPLKWEFPGGKIEPGEQPRDALRRELEEELGIDARIGDEVRRIQHTYSRGGTVELRFFLVQEYDGEIENRIFKDVRWVSRQELPDYDFLEADAGLVQEIAAGAIL